From the genome of Streptomyces sp. S4.7:
GGACGCGGCAAGGTCTCACCCGCCGTGCGGGACCTTGCTCTTGACCTGCAGGTTTGCGTTCTGCGCGCCCGAGTGCTGATCGACACGTCATCTTTCCATTGAGGAAACGCATACCGACTCTCTCACCTGCGGTTCTACGGAAAGGGCGGGTGGGGAGTCAGCTCGGAGCGGTGACGGTCCCGGCTGCGGCTCCTACGTCATCATCGCCGATGGCACGGACTTCTGGCGAACCGGCGGAGTGCTTTCCGTACCTTCGGCCCGCGGAGGCCGGGGGTGTTCGTAGCATCGGCCGAAGACGCCGGCGGCATCTCGGGCGCCGCCCGTGGCGCTACTCGCTGTCCGGGTCCTTGCGCTCCAGCGCCGGGCGGGGGCCGGGCTCGAAGTCGTGCAGCAGGAAGTCGGCCGCGGCGGTGTCGGTGACCAGGCTCGTGACGAGCCCGGATCTCAGAACGGCTCCGATGGCCGCGCCCTTGCGCTGGCCGCCCGCGATCGCGACGACCTCGGGGATACGGCGCAGCCGGTCGGCCTCGACGGTGATGCACCGCTCGCCCAGGTCCCGTCCGACCCGCCGGCCCTCCGCGTCGAAGAGATGCGCCGACATCTCGGCCTCGACCCCGAGGGACGCGTAGTGCGAACGCTCCTCGTCGGTGAGCATGTCGTGGACCGTGGAGATCCCCGCCTCCCAGGAGCCGATGGAGACGGCGGCGACGGTGACCTTGTCGAAGTAGTCGAAGGCCCGGGCGATACCGGTCTGGCTGCGCAGCGCGGCGGCGGTCGCCGGGTCGGGCAGCAGCATCGGGGCGTAGATCGGGTGCGCCTCGCCGCCGGAGACCTGGGCGGCGCGCCGTACGGCCTCGACGGAGCCGCGCTCGGCGGTGCCCGCGTCGTACACACCGGTCAGCTGGACGACGGTGCAGGGCGGCAGGCGGTCGAGCGCGGCGGCCATGTGGATGGTGGAGCGGCCCCAGGCCAGGCCGAGGACGTCGCCCTCGACCACCAGTTCGCCGAGGAGGTCGGCGGCGACCTCGCCGAGGTTCTCGGGGTCGGGCGACTCGTCGGCGC
Proteins encoded in this window:
- a CDS encoding sugar-binding domain-containing protein, encoding MNSSEEIAVSGMSAGRPALRMGPAELVQAAAMARRFYLEGKSKIQIAEEFGVSRFKVARVLETALERDLVRIEIRVPAELDAERSDALRARYGLRHAVVVESPAEGADESPDPENLGEVAADLLGELVVEGDVLGLAWGRSTIHMAAALDRLPPCTVVQLTGVYDAGTAERGSVEAVRRAAQVSGGEAHPIYAPMLLPDPATAAALRSQTGIARAFDYFDKVTVAAVSIGSWEAGISTVHDMLTDEERSHYASLGVEAEMSAHLFDAEGRRVGRDLGERCITVEADRLRRIPEVVAIAGGQRKGAAIGAVLRSGLVTSLVTDTAAADFLLHDFEPGPRPALERKDPDSE